The Caldalkalibacillus thermarum region TCAAAGGTCACATCCGGTTTGGCTATGGTCTGGGCAAAGGGATACAAATTCACGACCACCAAATCAATGGGTTGAATGCCATGTTCCTTGAGCTGAGCCAAATGGGACTCGTTATCCCTTACAGCCAAAAGGCCGCTGTGAATGCGGGGGTGGAGCGTTTTGACGCGACCGTCCAAAATCTCAGGAAATCCGGTCACAGCCGAGATGGGGGTCACATTAATTCCCGCTTCACTTAACAGACGGGCAGTGCCACCTGTGGAAATAATCTCGATGCCCCGCTTGACAAGGGCCTGGGCAAAGGGCACCAGACCTGTTTTATCGGAGACGCTGATCAACGCACGTTGAATGGTTGTTTGCGCCATTTCACCTTTCCTCCTTCCAGCACCACCTGTTCAGTTACACAGGCTTTCACAATTTCCGGATAAACTTGATGCTCCACTTGCTGTATTTTGGCCGTTAATGTTTGACGCGTTTCATCAGGATCAAGGGCCACTGCCTGCTGATAAATGATAGGCCCGGTATCCATGCCTTCATCGACAAAATGAATGGTAATGCCGCTGATGCGCACCCCGTGTTCCAGGGCCTGGCCAATGGCATCTTTACCTGGAAAAGCGGGGAGCAAAGAAGGATGGAGATTGACAATCCGCCCTTCATACGGGGCCAGCAGCGTGGGGCCCAACAGGCGCATGTAGCCGGCCAAAACAATAAAATCAATCTGATGTTTTTGGAGCACTTCCAGTATGGCCAGCTCATAGGCGGTTTTGTCAGGATAGTGTCGGGACGGACAGACAAAGGTGGGCACTTTCCACTCTTTGGCCCTGGTCAGCACAAAAGCACCGGGGTTGTTGCACACCAAAAGTGACACATGCCCGTCCTCAAAGCCTGTCTCTTGCCAATTGGCCAGAATAGCTTCAAAATTGGAGCCGTTGCCTGAGGCAAACACAGCCACCCGTTTAGCTCCCATGGTGACCGCCTCCAATATAAACCTCTTGTCTCCCGGTTATGATGCGGCCGATCACATAAGCCTCTTCTCCCATATCCTTCAATGTTTTCAGCACGTCTTCCGTTTCTTCTGGCGAAACAGCCAGTACCAACCCGATGCCCATGTTAAAGGTGTTGAACATATCTTCTTCCGTCAGCTGACCGGCCTCTTGCAACCAGCGAAACACAGGCAACACAGGCCAGCTGCCCTTTTCAATGACGGCAGCGCACGCCGGAGGGAGCATGCGCGGAATATTTTCAATCATGCCCCCGCCGGTGATGTGGGCCATGCCTTTTATGGTAAACTGTTTGAGCAAGGCCAAGACCGGCTGGACATAAATGCGCGTCGGGGTAAGCAGGACCTCGCCTATGGTGCGTCCTGAATCGACGCTGTCCACCACCGTCGTTAACTTCAGCCCTGTTTGGGACATCATTTTCCGCACCAGGGAAAACCCGTTAGAGTGCACCCCGCTGGACGGAAGACCGATCAACATGTCACCAGGAGTGATGCGCTGGCCGGTAATTAATTGTTCTTTTTCTACGATCCCCACGCTAAACCCTGCCAGGTCATACTCTCCTGGGGGGTAAAAACCAGGCATTTCAGCCGTCTCTCCGCCAATTAGCGCACAGCCGGCCTGTAAACACCCATCCGCTATCCCCTTGACGACCGCTGCCACCTGGGACGGGTCAAGGCGTCCACTGGCCAAGTAATCCAGGAAAAACAGGGGTTCAGCACCCTGCACAACGATATCATTGACACACATGGCCACCAGGTCAATGCCCACTGTATCATGCCGCTCAAGCTCAAAGGCCAGCTTCAGCTTGGTGCCCACACCGTCTGTCCCGGACACCAGCACCGGTTGTTGATACCGCTCCCAGGGCAGTTCAAACAGGCCGCCAAAACCTCCCAGGCTGCCCAACACGCCTGGGCGCCTGGTCCTCTCCACATGCCGTTTGATCCGCTCGACTGCTTCATAGCCTGCTTGAAGATCAACTCCAGCTTCCCGGTAAGCTTTGCTCATCTTGTGTCACGTCCTTTTTTAAGCCTCATGATTTTTTAAGCCTCATGATTTTAACACCGTCTCGTGCTCGTCCGTATAGATTTCCGTTGGATACCGTCCTGTAAAACAAGCCAAACAATGGCCCCGGTTGGGCACTGCATCAGAGCGGCCAATGGCCTCCAGCATGCCTTCAATGCTTAAAAAGGCCAGGGAATCGGCACCGATCACTTCCCGGATTTCCTCCACCGGGTGTTTGGCCGCAATCAACTCTTCCCGGGAAGAGGTATCAATGCCGTAATAACAAGGGTGAATGACCGGCGGAGAACTGATGCGCACATGCACCTCCGTGGCGCCAGCTTCCCGCAGCATGTTGACGATGCGGCTGGAGGTGGTGCCCCGTACAATGGAATCATCAATCATGACCACCCGCTTTCCTTCCACCACTTTGCGCACGGCACTCAGCTTCATGCGCACGCCTTGGGCCCTGAGCGCCTGCGTGGGCTGAATAAACGTTCTCCCCACATAGCGGTTTTTAATCAAGCCCAGTTCATAGGGAATCCCTGTCGCTTCCGCATAACCGATAGCAGCCGAGATGCTGGAATCGGGCACTCCTGTCACCACATCAGCTTCCACTGGTGCCTCTTCAGCCAGTTTTTTGCCCAACTGCTTGCGGCACAAGTGGACGTTAATGCCGTCAATGTTGCTGTCCGGACGGGCAAAATAGATATATTCAAAACTGCAGATGGTCCGCTGCGTTTGGTTGGTCAACCTTTCTGTACGCAGACCGTTCTGATCAATTACAAGCAGTTCACCGGGTTCCACCTCACGCAGGTACGCAGCACCAATCACGTCAAAGGCACACGTTTCTGAAGACAGGACATAACCGTCACCCAATGTCCCTAAAGACAAGGGGCGCAAGCCGTTGGGATCCAGCGCAGCCAACAGTTTGTCTTTGGTCATGAGCAAGAGGGCATAAGCCCCTTTGATCATGCTTAAAGCTTCCTTGACAGCCAGTTCAATTTCGTCATACGCAGAGCGGGCGATCAGATGGGCAATCACTTCCGTATCGCTTGTCGTTTGGAAAATGGAGCCCTGCCGTTCCAGGTAACGCTTGATCTGACCGGCATTAACCAAATTGCCGTTATGGGCCAGCGCCATGATGTCTGACCGGTAATTGAACACAAGGGGCTGGGCGTTTTCTATGCGGCTGTCACCGGAAGTCGTATAGCGCACATGGCCAATGGCCCGGTCGCCTTGCAACTGGCTTAAGCGGTCATTGGAAAACACATCCGTGACCAGTCCCATCCCCTTGTGATGCAGCAATTTGCGTCCGTCGGAAACAACGATACCTGCACTTTCCTGCCCCCGGTGTTGCAGGGCGTGCAAACCGTAATAGGCGAGTTCCGGGGCATGGGCATGTCCGTAGATGCCAAACACGCCGCATTCTTCATTCAATTTATCCAGCATCAAATCGTCATAACACATGGGATAGACTCCTTCCATGACTGAGCCAAATCATCCAGAGCAGCGGAAATGACCGGCTCGCCGTTAATGGTGACGGCCAATTTGGGATGTCCGGTGACACGGCCAATCACCTGGGCTTTAACGCTGCGTTGGGTTGCCATTTTCAACAACGGTTGAACATGGTCCTCCGGCAGGCTGACCAATATGCGGGACTGGGATTCGGCAAATAACATTGCCGTGGGGGTTAATTTTGTGTCAATGAACAGCTCTGCCCCCTGCTTTCCGCTCAAACACGATTCAGTGACAGCCACCGCCAGGCCGCCTTCAGACAGATCATGGGCAGAGGAGAGCCAGCCTTGGCGAATGGCGTCCAGGACTACCTGCTGCACTGCCTGCTCCTGATCAAGATCAAGGTGCGGCGGACGGCCGCTGATCTTGCCTCTGACCAATTTCTGCAGTTCACTGCCTCCAAACTCAGCTCTGGTTTCACCCAAGAGGACGATGGCATCCCCTTCCTGTTTAAAGCCTTGGGTGGTGATATGTCCCAGATTCTCAACAAGCCCGACCATACCGACCATGGGCGTTGGGTAGATGGCCTGGCCGCCCGATTCATTGTACAAGCTGACATTGCCAGAAACGACAGGTGTGTCCAGCTTGCGGCAGGCTTCACTCATCCCCTCGACAGCCTGCTCCAGCTGCCAGAAGATTTCCGGATCTTCCGGATTGCCAAAATTGAGACAATCGGTTAAAGCGAGCGGTTTCCCGCCGGAACAGACAATGTTGCGGGCCGCTTCGGCCACCGCAATAGCGCCGCCCACTTTGGGGTCCAGGTAGATGTAACGGGAGTTGCAATCGGTCGTAAGCGCCAGTGCTTTGTTTGTGCCCCGAATGCGCACGACCGCTGCATCAGAACCTGGACTGACCACCGTGTTGGTACGGACCATATGATCATACTGGCTGTACACCCATTCCTTGCTGGCAATGGTGGGAGAAGCAAGCAGCCGGTGCAAGGTTTCGGTATAATCCTCAACCTCAATCTGGTCCGGCTCCATTGCTTGAAACCGCCGATAATACTCAGGCATCTGGGAGGGGACATGGTAAACCGGAGCGTCGCTGGCTAAACTGTCGACCGGAACATCTGCTTTCACTTCCCCTTGGTGGAGCACCCGCAAACGGCGGTCAGCGGTGACACGGCCCACGACAGCACAATGAACCCCCCATTTGGCACAAATGGCCTTAACCTCCTGTTCACGGTCCGGCTCCACCACGAGCAGCATGCGTTCCTGTGATTCGGAGAGCATCATTTCATAGGCGCTCATACCAGGTTCCCGCTGGGGCACAAGATCCAGATTTAACTCGATACCGGTTCCTGCCTTAGAGGCCATCTCCGCACTGGAAGAGGTAAGGCCGGCCGCACCCATGTCCTGAATGCCCACCACCAAACCGGATGTGATCAGCTCCAGGCAGGCTTCCAAGACCAGCTTCTCCATAAACGGATCACCCACTTGCACGGAAGGCCGCTTCGCTTCCGCATCCTCGCTCAGTTCTTCTGAGGCAAAGGTGGCCCCGTGAATCCCATCCCGGCCGGTGCTGGCCCCCACGTACATGACCAGATTGCCGATCCCTTTGGCCACCCCTTTGTGAATCTGTTCATGGTTGATCAACCCGACACACATGGCATTCACTAACGGGTTGCCTTCATAACTGGCGTCAAAGTAGACGTCACCGCCCACTGTCGGAATGCCCACACAGTTGCCGTAATCGGCAATGCCGGCCACCACTTGTTCAAACAGATATTTCACCCGCGGTGAGGACAGCTCGCCAAAACGGAGCGCATTTAAGAGGGCGATAGGGCGGGCACCCATGGAAAACACATCGCGAATAATGCCGCCTACCCCCGTCGCTGCCCCCTGGTAAGGTTCAATGGCCGAGGGATGATTGTGGGATTCCATCTTGAACACAACGGCTTGCCCGTCGCCAATGTCCACAATGCCTGCACCTTCTCCGGGCCCTTGCAGCACATGCTTCCCGGTGGTGGGAAACTTCTTCAGCACCGGCTTGGAGTGTTTGTAGCTGCAGTGTTCCGACCACATGACACTGAACAAACCGGTTTCTGTATAGTTGGGCCGCCGGTTCAGAATCTTCTTGATCCGTTGATACTCCTCATCGGTCAGTCCCATCTCCGCATAAAGGCGTTCCTGCTCAATCTGCTCGGGAGCAGGTTCCAAACTTTTGGTCTTAGTGTTTTCAAACGGTGACATGGCTTCCCCTCCAGGCCTGTAAAATGGATGTAAACAGACGCAAACCGTCCCTTGAGCCGAGCAAATCCTCAACCGCCCGCTCGGGATGGGGCATCATGCCCAGCACATTGCCTGCTTTGTTGATAATCCCCGCAATGTCGCCCACCGATCCGTTGGGATTCTCTTTGTAGCGGAAGACGATTTGGCGGTTTTGTTCAAGTTCGGCCAAGGTAGCTGGATCACAATAGTAATTGCCCTCACCATGGGCAATGGGAATAAAGATCACTTCCCCCTCCATGTAATGGGAGGTAAACGGTGTATCTGTATTAACCACTTCCAAAGGGGTATGAAAACAACGAAATTTAAGACTGTTGTTACGCCTCATCGCCCCTGGCAAAAGGCCGGCTTCCAGCAAAATCTGAAATCCATTGCACACCCCCAACACAAAAGTCCCCCGCTCTGCTGCTTCCTTGACTGCTTCCATCACCGGCGCAAAGCGGGCAATTGCCCCTCCCCGCAAATAATCGCCATAGGAGAAGCCCCCGGGGAGCAGGAGGGCATCATAGGCGGATAAATCAGTCTCTGTATGCCAGACGTACTCGACTTCTTCCTCCAGGATGTCCCTCACCGCATGGTACATATCCACGTCACAATTGGAGCCTGGAAAAACAATGACCGCAAACTTCATGTTTATCCCTCCACCGGCTCAAATTCTGCCTGTTCAATGCGGTACTCTTCGATCACCGGGTTGGCCAGCAGTTTGTCACACATGTGCTTAACCCGCTCCCGGGCCACATCAACACTTTCTGCTTCCAGATCCACTTCCATATATTTGCCAACCTTCACCTCTTGCACCTCTTGGTAGCCTAAGGCGTGCAACGACTTCTTGACCGCTTGCCCCTGGGGATCCAAGACCCCTTTTTTCAAGATGACAAAAATTTTAAATCTATACATTTTGCTCTCCCCCAACTCTGTTCAAAATTTCTTGATAGGCCTCCAACACCCCGCCCAAATCACGGCGAAAACGATCTTTATCCAGTTTCTCTTGGGTCTGGCTGTCCCACAAGCGGCACGTGTCCGGTGAAATTTCATCGGCCAGTAAAAGCTGGCCTTCAGCGGTCAGGCCAAATTCCAGTTTGAAATCGACCAGAATAAGGTCTCGTTCGGCAAAATAACGGCTCAACAGCCGGTTTACCTTCAGGGCCACGCTTTTCATCTGTCCCACCTGCTCCGGCCGGGCCAGACCCAGGACATCAATATGATCTTCATTAATCAGGGGATCACCCAGTTCATCCTTCTTGTAGTAAAATTCCACCACGGGACGGGAGAGCTTTCGCCCTTCCTCCAGTCCCAGACGCTTGGCCATGCTTCCTGCCGCCATGTTGCGCACCACCACTTCCACTGGCAAGATGGACACTTGGCGCACCAGTTGTTCATGGTCTGATAACAGTCGTTCAAAGTGGTTGGCTACCCCTTGGCGGGTCAGGTAAGTAAACAGGGCCGCACTGATCAGGTTGTTCAGTCTGCCCTTGCCTCTTATCGTCCCTTTCTTCTTCCCGTTGAAAGCGGTGGCATCATCCTTATATTCCACCCATAACCGCTTGGGGTCACCCGTGGTATAAACCTTTTTGGCCTTCCCTTCGTATAACAGACCTTCCTTGTGGACACCTTGCTGGTTCACGCTGCCCCGCTCCTTCCCTTGTGATTGCATCCAACGTTTCTGCCGGTTTCCCTCCGCTGTTGAACATTAATCGAGGCCAACCCGCTTAAAGATCAAATCCACATGTTTGAGGTGGTACTCCGGATTGAAAATCTCATCCAGTTCTTCCTGTGTCAGTGTTTGGCGAATGGTCTCTTCCTCTTCCAGCAACGCTTTAAACGGCTGTTCTGTCTCCCAGGCCTGCATAGCCTTGGCTTGCACCAAATCATAGGCCTCTTCCCGCTTTAATCCTTTATTGATCAAGGTCAGTAAAACCCGCTGGGAATAGATCAAGCCAAATGTCCGTTCCATATTGCGTTTCATGTTCTCCGGAAAGACGGTCAGCGTTTCCACAATACGGGCAAAGCGGTTTAGCATATAGTCCAGCAAAATGGTCGCGTCAGGTAAAATAATCCGCTCCACTGAAGAATGGGAAATGTCCCGCTCATGCCATAATGGCACATTATCGTAGGCGGACTGCATATAACCACGCATCACCCGGGCCAGGCCAGTAATGTTTTCCGAACCAACCGGATTGCGCTTATGGGGCATGGCGGAGGACCCTTTTTGCCCCCGGCCAAAAAACTCTTCCACTTCCCGGGTCTCTGTCTTTTGCAGGCCGCGAATCTCCACAGCAAACTTTTCTAGAGAGGTCGCAATCAGAGCCAGCACGCTCAGGTAGTGGGCATGACGGTCCCGCTGCAACGTTTGGGTGGAAATGGGAGCCGGTTTGAGGCCCAGCTTGTCACATACATACTGCTCTACAAAGGGATCAATGTTGGCAAAGGTCCCGACCGCCCCGGACATTTTGCCCACAGCCACTTCTTCCGCTGCCCGCTCAAAACGGGCCAGGTTGCGCTTCATCTCTGCATACCACAAGGCCATCTTCAAACCGAACGTGGTTGGCTCGGCATGGACACCGTGGGTGCGCCCCATCATGACGGTATATTTATGTTCCAGAGCTTTGTTCTTCAACACGTTGATAAAATGCTCCAGGTCCTTGCGTAAAATGGCATTGGCCTGTTTGAGCAAATAAGACAAAGCCGTATCCACCACATCGGTAGAGGTGAGCCCATAGTGCACCCACTTGGACTCCGGCCCTAAAGTTTCAGCCACGGCACGGGTAAAGGCAACCACATCATGACGGGTTTCTTCTTCAATCTCCTTGATCCGCTGGACGTTAATGCGGGCCTTGTCGCGGATTTTTTGCACATCTTCCTTTGGAATATGCCCCAGCTCGGCCCATGCTTCACAAGCCAGTATCTCCACTTCCAGCCAAGCTTTAAATTTGTTTTCTTCTGTCCAAATACGTCCCATTTCTTCTCTGGTGTAACGCTCAATCATGATATTCCCTCCATGTTCCAGATCTTCAAACCTTTAATTTTGGCCAGCGCTTGTTCAAGATCATCAGCGCTGACGTTGAGATGGCCCATCTTGCGTTTCGGCGTGACCTCTTTCTTGCCGTACAGATGCAGTTTAAATGCCGGATCCAGCCTGGGCAGGGCCTCTAAAACAGGAGCAAGATGTTCCCCCAGAATATTAACCATCACCGTTGGCTGAAGGAGTTTGGTATCCCCCAGAGGGAGATTGCACACCGCCCGCACATGCTGTTCAAACTGAGAGGTGGGACAAGCCTGTTGGGTATAATGGCCTGAGTTATGGGGCCGGGGAGCCAATTCGTTAACCAGCAAGCGCCCATCCTCCAGCAAAAAAAGCTCAATGGCCAACAGGCCAACCAGCTGGAAAGCCTCCGCCAACTTCACGGCGATGGCTGCCGCTTCCTGCTTGATTTTTTTGCTGACCCTGGCCGGAGCAATACTTAAGTGCAAGATATTTTCCCGATGAATATTTTCGGCCACAGGAAACGTCCTCAACTCCCCTTGGGGATTGCGGGCCACAATGACGGACAACTCCTTGACAAAAGGCACGAATTGCTCCAGCACCCACTCCCGCTCTGAGATCCTCACCTGTCGTTCGGCCTTAGCCATGTCTTGCTCCGTGCGCAGGACAAACTGCCCTTTGCCATCATAGCCCCCTTCTGCCGTTTTTAACAGGGCCGGATACCCCAACCGGTCCAGCCCGGCATACAGATCATCCGCCGAACGGACTGGTACATAAGGGGCAACAGCCACACCGGCTGATTCAATGGCCGCTTTCTCCCTCAGCCTGTTCTGCGTCGAGTGGAGCAGGCGGTAACCCTGGGGCAAATAACTGTCCCTCTCCAACTCATGGGCCACACGGGCAGAGATATTTTCAAATTCATAAGTCAGCACATCCGCATCACGGGCCAGCTGCCGGGCTCCTTCAATGCTGTCAAAAGGAGCAACGATTTGCTTATCTGCCACCTGGCCGCAGGGGCTGTTTGCCGTGGGATCCAAAGTCACCACATGATAGCCCATCTCCCTGGCACTTAAGGCCAGCATGCGCCCCAGCTGACCGCCGCCTAAAATCCCGATCACGGCTGGAGGCCTGATCACTTTGGATTGTGTGACTGGCGAGATGGTGTGCTGCTCACTCATACTGGGCGAGGTCCGCTTCGGCCAGCACCTGCTGGCGAATAGCCTCTCGTCTCTCCTTTAGCTTGGCTTGAATGGACGGATATTTAATCCCCAGAATTCCGGCAGCAAGCAAGGCGCTGTTTCTGGCTCCGGCTTTGCCGATGGCCACGGTGGCTACCGGCACGCCACCCGGCATTTGCACGATGGACAAAAGAGAATCAAGGCCGTTCAGCGTTGATGTTTTCACCGGAACCCCGATCACCGGCAACTCGGTTTTGGAGGCAATCATGCCTGGTAAATGGGCCGCCCCGCCGGCACCAGCAATAATCACTTCCAATCCCCGGTCCTGCGCTTGCTCAGCATAACGAAACATCTCATCTGGCGTACGATGGGCGGAAACCACCCGCTTTTCATATGCAATCTCCAGCTCTTCCAAAATCATGCAGGCTTCCCTCATGGTTTCCCAATCGGACGTGCTGCCCATGATAACCCCCACGAGTGGTCTGTCCATGTTGACACCTCCGCTTGTGGTTGTGTCTCATCTCCCTACACGATGCACTTAAACGAGACACTGTTTGTTCCTTTTTACTTTTCCCTTCATAAAGCTTAAAGCCCAGACGGGTAGATTTCCTTCAAACTGAGAGAAACCTACCCGCCTGGGCTTTTATCCCTTCGGTGTCATATACCCGGCAGAAGTTCGGCAGGATACATGAACGTCCCTCCAGACAAAGCCAGGTATATCCGGATCGCTCGGACCATCAACTTGTTCCGGGAAAAAGGACAAGAAAAGCCATTTCCCCAGACAAGCCATGGAACCCTAGATCCGCTTTCCCTCGTAGTCCAAAGATTTACGGTCTTTTGGGTAGAGACGATCGAGCCATATTCCCGATCTTATACGAGGTTTGGTCATTATCCAATTGTTCATTGTCAAATTTTATGACAGTTTTTAGTTTAACAAAGGGAACAAAAAATGTCAATGAAAAACGAACATTTTTATCTTCATTTCTGATCAACATTCGCCTTTTGTTCTCCGTTCTGTTTTTTCTCTGCTCTTTCTTCCGCCTTAACGCTTTCTTCTCTCCCAATGGGCCTATAATCTCTTTCAGCACGAAGTTCCTCGATCACTTTTTCATCTACTCCGGGTAAGTTTTCTTCTTGCACAACGGCAAATGACTCTCCTTCTTGTTTGGCTTGTTTTTTCAAGCTTTTCACCCAGAATCCGCCCCGGAAGTGCTGAGGCTCATAAGAAATAATAAAGGCTTTATCATCATAGGCCAGAATGTGATTGTATAAATCCTGCTGGGCTTTGCGCCGGGTCAAAATTTCCATGACCAAACGCTTGCCGTCTCTGCCTTCACCAATCCAGGAAGTGACCCCGTAACCGGCTTCCCGCAAAATCTGGGGCAAAGGGGAGTTGTGGCAGTTGCTGATCACTTTAACCGTGACATACCCCAAAGCCATCTTTTCTTCTATTTTGCTGCCGGCCAGGACTCCCAGGGCAAAGCCAACCGCATAGGCGATCAAATTTTGAATCTCATTTAAGTTTTCCAACACCAGGCCCAAACCCACGACATAAATCAGCACTTCGATTGAGCTGATTGCTGA contains the following coding sequences:
- the purQ gene encoding phosphoribosylformylglycinamidine synthase subunit PurQ; this translates as MKFAVIVFPGSNCDVDMYHAVRDILEEEVEYVWHTETDLSAYDALLLPGGFSYGDYLRGGAIARFAPVMEAVKEAAERGTFVLGVCNGFQILLEAGLLPGAMRRNNSLKFRCFHTPLEVVNTDTPFTSHYMEGEVIFIPIAHGEGNYYCDPATLAELEQNRQIVFRYKENPNGSVGDIAGIINKAGNVLGMMPHPERAVEDLLGSRDGLRLFTSILQAWRGSHVTV
- the purF gene encoding amidophosphoribosyltransferase, with product MCYDDLMLDKLNEECGVFGIYGHAHAPELAYYGLHALQHRGQESAGIVVSDGRKLLHHKGMGLVTDVFSNDRLSQLQGDRAIGHVRYTTSGDSRIENAQPLVFNYRSDIMALAHNGNLVNAGQIKRYLERQGSIFQTTSDTEVIAHLIARSAYDEIELAVKEALSMIKGAYALLLMTKDKLLAALDPNGLRPLSLGTLGDGYVLSSETCAFDVIGAAYLREVEPGELLVIDQNGLRTERLTNQTQRTICSFEYIYFARPDSNIDGINVHLCRKQLGKKLAEEAPVEADVVTGVPDSSISAAIGYAEATGIPYELGLIKNRYVGRTFIQPTQALRAQGVRMKLSAVRKVVEGKRVVMIDDSIVRGTTSSRIVNMLREAGATEVHVRISSPPVIHPCYYGIDTSSREELIAAKHPVEEIREVIGADSLAFLSIEGMLEAIGRSDAVPNRGHCLACFTGRYPTEIYTDEHETVLKS
- the purB gene encoding adenylosuccinate lyase, with protein sequence MIERYTREEMGRIWTEENKFKAWLEVEILACEAWAELGHIPKEDVQKIRDKARINVQRIKEIEEETRHDVVAFTRAVAETLGPESKWVHYGLTSTDVVDTALSYLLKQANAILRKDLEHFINVLKNKALEHKYTVMMGRTHGVHAEPTTFGLKMALWYAEMKRNLARFERAAEEVAVGKMSGAVGTFANIDPFVEQYVCDKLGLKPAPISTQTLQRDRHAHYLSVLALIATSLEKFAVEIRGLQKTETREVEEFFGRGQKGSSAMPHKRNPVGSENITGLARVMRGYMQSAYDNVPLWHERDISHSSVERIILPDATILLDYMLNRFARIVETLTVFPENMKRNMERTFGLIYSQRVLLTLINKGLKREEAYDLVQAKAMQAWETEQPFKALLEEEETIRQTLTQEELDEIFNPEYHLKHVDLIFKRVGLD
- the purN gene encoding phosphoribosylglycinamide formyltransferase, whose translation is MGAKRVAVFASGNGSNFEAILANWQETGFEDGHVSLLVCNNPGAFVLTRAKEWKVPTFVCPSRHYPDKTAYELAILEVLQKHQIDFIVLAGYMRLLGPTLLAPYEGRIVNLHPSLLPAFPGKDAIGQALEHGVRISGITIHFVDEGMDTGPIIYQQAVALDPDETRQTLTAKIQQVEHQVYPEIVKACVTEQVVLEGGKVKWRKQPFNVR
- the purK gene encoding 5-(carboxyamino)imidazole ribonucleotide synthase, producing the protein MSEQHTISPVTQSKVIRPPAVIGILGGGQLGRMLALSAREMGYHVVTLDPTANSPCGQVADKQIVAPFDSIEGARQLARDADVLTYEFENISARVAHELERDSYLPQGYRLLHSTQNRLREKAAIESAGVAVAPYVPVRSADDLYAGLDRLGYPALLKTAEGGYDGKGQFVLRTEQDMAKAERQVRISEREWVLEQFVPFVKELSVIVARNPQGELRTFPVAENIHRENILHLSIAPARVSKKIKQEAAAIAVKLAEAFQLVGLLAIELFLLEDGRLLVNELAPRPHNSGHYTQQACPTSQFEQHVRAVCNLPLGDTKLLQPTVMVNILGEHLAPVLEALPRLDPAFKLHLYGKKEVTPKRKMGHLNVSADDLEQALAKIKGLKIWNMEGIS
- the purE gene encoding 5-(carboxyamino)imidazole ribonucleotide mutase → MDRPLVGVIMGSTSDWETMREACMILEELEIAYEKRVVSAHRTPDEMFRYAEQAQDRGLEVIIAGAGGAAHLPGMIASKTELPVIGVPVKTSTLNGLDSLLSIVQMPGGVPVATVAIGKAGARNSALLAAGILGIKYPSIQAKLKERREAIRQQVLAEADLAQYE
- the purS gene encoding phosphoribosylformylglycinamidine synthase subunit PurS, with protein sequence MYRFKIFVILKKGVLDPQGQAVKKSLHALGYQEVQEVKVGKYMEVDLEAESVDVARERVKHMCDKLLANPVIEEYRIEQAEFEPVEG
- a CDS encoding DUF2179 domain-containing protein; the protein is MVMVLIILLINVIYVSFFTIRMILTLKGQKYLASAISSIEVLIYVVGLGLVLENLNEIQNLIAYAVGFALGVLAGSKIEEKMALGYVTVKVISNCHNSPLPQILREAGYGVTSWIGEGRDGKRLVMEILTRRKAQQDLYNHILAYDDKAFIISYEPQHFRGGFWVKSLKKQAKQEGESFAVVQEENLPGVDEKVIEELRAERDYRPIGREESVKAEERAEKKQNGEQKANVDQK
- the purL gene encoding phosphoribosylformylglycinamidine synthase subunit PurL, which produces MSPFENTKTKSLEPAPEQIEQERLYAEMGLTDEEYQRIKKILNRRPNYTETGLFSVMWSEHCSYKHSKPVLKKFPTTGKHVLQGPGEGAGIVDIGDGQAVVFKMESHNHPSAIEPYQGAATGVGGIIRDVFSMGARPIALLNALRFGELSSPRVKYLFEQVVAGIADYGNCVGIPTVGGDVYFDASYEGNPLVNAMCVGLINHEQIHKGVAKGIGNLVMYVGASTGRDGIHGATFASEELSEDAEAKRPSVQVGDPFMEKLVLEACLELITSGLVVGIQDMGAAGLTSSSAEMASKAGTGIELNLDLVPQREPGMSAYEMMLSESQERMLLVVEPDREQEVKAICAKWGVHCAVVGRVTADRRLRVLHQGEVKADVPVDSLASDAPVYHVPSQMPEYYRRFQAMEPDQIEVEDYTETLHRLLASPTIASKEWVYSQYDHMVRTNTVVSPGSDAAVVRIRGTNKALALTTDCNSRYIYLDPKVGGAIAVAEAARNIVCSGGKPLALTDCLNFGNPEDPEIFWQLEQAVEGMSEACRKLDTPVVSGNVSLYNESGGQAIYPTPMVGMVGLVENLGHITTQGFKQEGDAIVLLGETRAEFGGSELQKLVRGKISGRPPHLDLDQEQAVQQVVLDAIRQGWLSSAHDLSEGGLAVAVTESCLSGKQGAELFIDTKLTPTAMLFAESQSRILVSLPEDHVQPLLKMATQRSVKAQVIGRVTGHPKLAVTINGEPVISAALDDLAQSWKESIPCVMTI
- the purM gene encoding phosphoribosylformylglycinamidine cyclo-ligase gives rise to the protein MSKAYREAGVDLQAGYEAVERIKRHVERTRRPGVLGSLGGFGGLFELPWERYQQPVLVSGTDGVGTKLKLAFELERHDTVGIDLVAMCVNDIVVQGAEPLFFLDYLASGRLDPSQVAAVVKGIADGCLQAGCALIGGETAEMPGFYPPGEYDLAGFSVGIVEKEQLITGQRITPGDMLIGLPSSGVHSNGFSLVRKMMSQTGLKLTTVVDSVDSGRTIGEVLLTPTRIYVQPVLALLKQFTIKGMAHITGGGMIENIPRMLPPACAAVIEKGSWPVLPVFRWLQEAGQLTEEDMFNTFNMGIGLVLAVSPEETEDVLKTLKDMGEEAYVIGRIITGRQEVYIGGGHHGS
- the purC gene encoding phosphoribosylaminoimidazolesuccinocarboxamide synthase, with the protein product MNQQGVHKEGLLYEGKAKKVYTTGDPKRLWVEYKDDATAFNGKKKGTIRGKGRLNNLISAALFTYLTRQGVANHFERLLSDHEQLVRQVSILPVEVVVRNMAAGSMAKRLGLEEGRKLSRPVVEFYYKKDELGDPLINEDHIDVLGLARPEQVGQMKSVALKVNRLLSRYFAERDLILVDFKLEFGLTAEGQLLLADEISPDTCRLWDSQTQEKLDKDRFRRDLGGVLEAYQEILNRVGGEQNV